The sequence CGAATGCTGCTGTGCCGGCGCTCCCCCCTCGCCCGACGCGGGGCGCGCCCGTGGTGGTGGAAGCGAACACGACGGCGCGGGCCACGCGGGCACTGAAGGCACCGGTCATCGACGGGCGCGACGACGATGACGTCTGGCGCGGCATCGTTCCCATCACAGCGTTTCGGCAGTTCGAGCCCGTCGAAGATGGCGAGCCTCCGATGGCCACCGAAGCCAAAGTGGCCTTTGACAACAGCTATTTCTACGTCTTCGTCCGCGCATACGATCCGCACCCCGACAGCATCCGCTCGTATCTCTCGCGTCGGGATGTCGCGACCGCTTCGGACCAAATTCTAGTCCTCGTGGATTCCTACCATGATCGCCGGACTGGCTATCAGTTCATGGTGAATCCCGCCGGGGTCAAGGTGGATCAGTCAATGTCGGAGGACGGTGCGGAGGACCCCTCCTGGGATGGGGTCTGGGAGGCCGCCACGAGTATCGATGCCAAAGGGTGGACCGCCGAATTTCGTATTCCGCTCAGCCAGCTACGGTACGCCAAGAGCGAGAATCAGCTGTTTGGTTTTGCCGTGGCGCGCCTCATCGCCCGCCAGAACATTAAGGTGAGCTGGCCGCTGATTCGCCACAGCAAAACAGGATTTGTGTCGCAGATGGGTGAGTTGAGCGGACTGGACCATCTCGGCGATAGCCGCCGGTTGGAGGTGACGCCCTACGCTGTCGCCAAGGATCAGCCCGTGGCGCTCGCCGCCGGCGGACTGGCCCGTTCGAGCCGGATGACCGCTGGCGCCGACCTGAAAGTGGGGCTCACCTCCAACCTGACGGTCGACGCGACGATCAATCCCGACTTCGGGCAGGTCGAGGCCGATCCATCGGTGCTCAACCTGACCTCGTTCGAGCAGTTTTATCAGGAACGACGTCCCTTCTTTCTTGAGGGCGCTGGGATTTTCCGGTATAACCTCGATTGCAGCGACAACCGTTGTAGCGGACTGTTCTATTCGCGTCGCATTGGCCGGGCGCCGCAGCTGTCCGATCAATACGGGGATGCCTCCACCAAGCAGAACACCAACATTCTCGCCGCCGCCAAACTCACCGGCCGCTTAGCGAACGGGCTTTCGATCGGCATTCTCGATGCGGCCACCGAGCGCGTCACCGGGCCTCTGGGGCAAACGGTGGAGCCGCAAACGAATTACGTGGTGGGGCGCCTGAATCAGGATTTTCGCGGCGGCAACAGCACGATTGGCGTCATGTTTACCGGGGTCAATCGGCAACTCGACCGGTGGAGCGAAGACGTGTTGCGCCGAAGCGCGTATGTGATCGGGATCGACGGACGCCACCGCTTTGGTGCGAACAACTACGAAGTGGAGGGCCACTTCGCGCAAAGCCATGTCGAGGGATCGGCCGCGGCAATCACCGCCACGCAGCTGAGTAGTGTCCACAACCTGCAGCGACTTGGCGCCGGACTGTCACTGGACTCGTCGCGCACCGGACTTTCTGGTACGGTCGCCGTCCTCGGCGTCTCCAAGACAGGCGGTGGAAGTCTACGCTGGTGGACCGGATACAAGCGCACGTCGGCCGGATTCGAAATCAACGACGCAGGATTTCAGACCCGCGCTGACGTACAGTCGTGGAATGGATGGATGGGGCTCAACTCGCTCACCTCCACGTCGTGGTACGACAAGGCCAACGTAAACTTCAATAGCAATTTGCGGTGGAATCTCGAGGGGATGGGCACGGGCGTCGGCGCCTCTTTCGACGGGCACGTGGTGTTCAAGAACCAATGGAAAGTGGACGCCGGCTATAACGCGTTCAACCTCGGCAACAGCTGGGATGATCGCATCGCGCGCGGCGGGCCGGCGATGCTGCAACTCGCTGGGCAGTCGGCGTGGGCGGGAGTGCAAATGGACGAGCGGTGGGCCGTTTCCCCTGCGCTCTACGTGAGTGCGACGGCCAAGAATGCTGCCGGATCGTGGCGCTACGGCATCGATCAGTTCACCATGCTCCGCCTCGCAAGCAACGTTCAAGCGCACCTCGGCGGTTCGTTCGTGCGGAGCGCAGACGACGCCCAGTGGAACGGGAATTTTTCGGATGCTTCCGGGACGCATTTCACGTTCGCGCATCTGGAGCAGACCGTGACGTCACTGACGGCGCGCCTCGATGTGACGGCCACGCCTACCGTGTCGATTCAACTCTACGCCTCGCCATTCATGACGAGCGGACAGTACTCCAACTGGCGTGAAGTCTCCAATCCGCACGCCGCGGTCTACGCCGATCAGTTTACCCCCTTCACCTCACAGGGTGATCCCGGCGGCTTCAACTTTAAGCAGTTCCGATCAAATGCCGTCATTCGCTGGGAATACCTCCCCGGGTCCACGCTGTTTGTTGTCTGGACGCAGGGACGGCAGCAGGACGGCGTGGACAGTGGCTCGTTTGAGTTTGGGCGTGACACGGGTAACCTGTTTCGGGCGCGTCCCGAGAACACGGTGCTGGTCAAATCGAGCTATTGGTTCAACTGGTAGCGCCGGAGCCGCTGAAACCCCGGCAGTTCAGCCTGCGTACGGAATGCAGGATGGCCGTCATAGCCCCTGAGCGAAATCCTTGATCAGGGCGTATAAAGAGGGACAGGAAACTATTGGACCCGAGCGCGGGTCTAACTGAGTAAGAAGAACTTGACGGTCAGCGGGCAGCGGGTAGCGAGTGGCAGCCGGCGCTGGTGGGGGGCCGGCCTCACTTCTACAAGCTGTCCGTTGAGTTTTTCTGCTAGGCCAGCGGCAGCTCGCGCGCCACGGTGGTTACGGCGAGCCCCAGCGCCTCGATGGCGGCGCGGAGCGCTCCCTCATCCACCGGCCCGTCGCAGTCGAGGAGTGCCTTTCCCATCTCCACCTCGGCGCTCCGCACCCCGGGCACGCCGGCGAGCGCCGTAAAGAGCGCGCGCTTGTCGTGCACCGAACGCATGTTGCTGAGGGTGAGTCGAAGGCGCATGGGCGC comes from Gemmatimonadota bacterium and encodes:
- a CDS encoding DUF5916 domain-containing protein, whose protein sequence is NAAVPALPPRPTRGAPVVVEANTTARATRALKAPVIDGRDDDDVWRGIVPITAFRQFEPVEDGEPPMATEAKVAFDNSYFYVFVRAYDPHPDSIRSYLSRRDVATASDQILVLVDSYHDRRTGYQFMVNPAGVKVDQSMSEDGAEDPSWDGVWEAATSIDAKGWTAEFRIPLSQLRYAKSENQLFGFAVARLIARQNIKVSWPLIRHSKTGFVSQMGELSGLDHLGDSRRLEVTPYAVAKDQPVALAAGGLARSSRMTAGADLKVGLTSNLTVDATINPDFGQVEADPSVLNLTSFEQFYQERRPFFLEGAGIFRYNLDCSDNRCSGLFYSRRIGRAPQLSDQYGDASTKQNTNILAAAKLTGRLANGLSIGILDAATERVTGPLGQTVEPQTNYVVGRLNQDFRGGNSTIGVMFTGVNRQLDRWSEDVLRRSAYVIGIDGRHRFGANNYEVEGHFAQSHVEGSAAAITATQLSSVHNLQRLGAGLSLDSSRTGLSGTVAVLGVSKTGGGSLRWWTGYKRTSAGFEINDAGFQTRADVQSWNGWMGLNSLTSTSWYDKANVNFNSNLRWNLEGMGTGVGASFDGHVVFKNQWKVDAGYNAFNLGNSWDDRIARGGPAMLQLAGQSAWAGVQMDERWAVSPALYVSATAKNAAGSWRYGIDQFTMLRLASNVQAHLGGSFVRSADDAQWNGNFSDASGTHFTFAHLEQTVTSLTARLDVTATPTVSIQLYASPFMTSGQYSNWREVSNPHAAVYADQFTPFTSQGDPGGFNFKQFRSNAVIRWEYLPGSTLFVVWTQGRQQDGVDSGSFEFGRDTGNLFRARPENTVLVKSSYWFNW